A single genomic interval of Dromiciops gliroides isolate mDroGli1 chromosome 1, mDroGli1.pri, whole genome shotgun sequence harbors:
- the HNF4G gene encoding hepatocyte nuclear factor 4-gamma isoform X1, giving the protein MNTPDNGVNSLCAICGDRATGKHYGASSCDGCKGFFRRSIRKSHIYSCRNKIRRMKKITIYMFSRQCVVDKDKRNQCRYCRLKKCFRAGMKKEAVQNERDRISTRRNNFEGSNIPSINTLAQAEALSRQIPVSSPSANADINVKKIASIGDVCESMKQQLLVLVEWAKYIPAFCELPLDDQVALLRAHAGEHLLLGATKRSMMYKDILLLGNNHIIHRNSCEVEISRVANRVLDELVRPFQEIQIDDNEYACLKAIVFFDPDAKGLSDPVKIKNMRFQVQISLEDYINDRQYDSRGRFGELLLLLPTLQSITWQMIEQIQFVKLFGMVKIDNLLQEMLLGGASNETSHLHHPVHPHLSQDPLTGQTILISSMSTPVHTEQISTPETPLPSPPQGSGQEQYKMPTNQASVISHQSIPKQKQL; this is encoded by the exons ATGAATACTCCAGACAACGGGGTCAACAGTCTTTGTGCCATATGTGGAGATCGAGCCACTGGAAAACACTATGGTGCCTCAAGTTGTGATGGGTGCAAAGGTTTCTTCAGACGGAGTATTCGAAAGAGTCATATTTATTCCTGCAG AAATAAGAttagaagaatgaagaaaattactatatatat GTTCAGCCGGCAATGTGTTGTTGACAAAGACAAGAGGAATCAGTGTAGATATTGTCGTTTAAAAAAGTGTTTTCGAGcaggaatgaagaaagaag CCGTGCAAAATGAACGAGACAGGATAAGCACAAGGAGAAATAACTTTGAAGGCAGCAACATTCCCTCTATTAATACATTGGCACAAGCTGAAGCTCTTTCTCGTCAG ATTCCAGTTTCAAGCCCCAGTGCAAATGCTGACATAAATGTTAAGAAAATTGCGAGTATTGGTGATGTCTGTGAATCAATGAAGCAGCAACTATTAGTGCTGGTGGAGTGGGCTAAATATATCCCTGCCTTCTGTGAGTTGCCTTTGGATGATCAG GTTGCACTTTTAAGAGCACATGCAGGAGAGCACCTATTGCTTGGTGCTACAAAGAGATCCATGATGTATAAAGACATCTTACTTTTGG GTAACAACCACATCATTCATCGCAACAGCTGTGAGGTGGAGATTAGTCGTGTAGCCAATCGCGTTCTAGATGAGCTAGTCCGCCCATTTCAGGAAATTCAGATCGATGACAATGAATATGCTTGTCTGAAGGCAATTGTGTTTTTTGACCCAG atgcAAAGGGATTAAGTGACCCAGTGAAAATAAAGAACATGCGATTCCAAGTCCAGATCAGTTTAGAGGACTATATCAACGACCGACAATATGATTCCCGGGGAAGGTTTGGCGAGTTGCTTTTGCTCCTCCCTACACTGCAGAGCATCACTTGGCAAATGATCGAACAAATACAATTTGTCAAACTGTTTGGGATGGTTAAAATCGACAATTTACTTCAGGAAATGTTACTAGGAG GTGCTTCTAATGAGACTAGCCATCTTCATCATCCTGTGCATCCTCATTTATCCCAAGATCCATTAACCGGGCAAACTATACTTATAAGCTCTATGTCAACCCCAGTGCACACAGAACAGATCT CAACTCCTGAAACACCACTACCTTCCCCACCACAAGGCTCTGGACAAGAACAGTACAAAATGCCTACAAACCAAGCTTCAGTTATTTCACATCAATCTATCCCCAAACAAAAGCAATTGTGA
- the HNF4G gene encoding hepatocyte nuclear factor 4-gamma isoform X2 — protein sequence MNTPDNGVNSLCAICGDRATGKHYGASSCDGCKGFFRRSIRKSHIYSCRFSRQCVVDKDKRNQCRYCRLKKCFRAGMKKEAVQNERDRISTRRNNFEGSNIPSINTLAQAEALSRQIPVSSPSANADINVKKIASIGDVCESMKQQLLVLVEWAKYIPAFCELPLDDQVALLRAHAGEHLLLGATKRSMMYKDILLLGNNHIIHRNSCEVEISRVANRVLDELVRPFQEIQIDDNEYACLKAIVFFDPDAKGLSDPVKIKNMRFQVQISLEDYINDRQYDSRGRFGELLLLLPTLQSITWQMIEQIQFVKLFGMVKIDNLLQEMLLGGASNETSHLHHPVHPHLSQDPLTGQTILISSMSTPVHTEQISTPETPLPSPPQGSGQEQYKMPTNQASVISHQSIPKQKQL from the exons ATGAATACTCCAGACAACGGGGTCAACAGTCTTTGTGCCATATGTGGAGATCGAGCCACTGGAAAACACTATGGTGCCTCAAGTTGTGATGGGTGCAAAGGTTTCTTCAGACGGAGTATTCGAAAGAGTCATATTTATTCCTGCAG GTTCAGCCGGCAATGTGTTGTTGACAAAGACAAGAGGAATCAGTGTAGATATTGTCGTTTAAAAAAGTGTTTTCGAGcaggaatgaagaaagaag CCGTGCAAAATGAACGAGACAGGATAAGCACAAGGAGAAATAACTTTGAAGGCAGCAACATTCCCTCTATTAATACATTGGCACAAGCTGAAGCTCTTTCTCGTCAG ATTCCAGTTTCAAGCCCCAGTGCAAATGCTGACATAAATGTTAAGAAAATTGCGAGTATTGGTGATGTCTGTGAATCAATGAAGCAGCAACTATTAGTGCTGGTGGAGTGGGCTAAATATATCCCTGCCTTCTGTGAGTTGCCTTTGGATGATCAG GTTGCACTTTTAAGAGCACATGCAGGAGAGCACCTATTGCTTGGTGCTACAAAGAGATCCATGATGTATAAAGACATCTTACTTTTGG GTAACAACCACATCATTCATCGCAACAGCTGTGAGGTGGAGATTAGTCGTGTAGCCAATCGCGTTCTAGATGAGCTAGTCCGCCCATTTCAGGAAATTCAGATCGATGACAATGAATATGCTTGTCTGAAGGCAATTGTGTTTTTTGACCCAG atgcAAAGGGATTAAGTGACCCAGTGAAAATAAAGAACATGCGATTCCAAGTCCAGATCAGTTTAGAGGACTATATCAACGACCGACAATATGATTCCCGGGGAAGGTTTGGCGAGTTGCTTTTGCTCCTCCCTACACTGCAGAGCATCACTTGGCAAATGATCGAACAAATACAATTTGTCAAACTGTTTGGGATGGTTAAAATCGACAATTTACTTCAGGAAATGTTACTAGGAG GTGCTTCTAATGAGACTAGCCATCTTCATCATCCTGTGCATCCTCATTTATCCCAAGATCCATTAACCGGGCAAACTATACTTATAAGCTCTATGTCAACCCCAGTGCACACAGAACAGATCT CAACTCCTGAAACACCACTACCTTCCCCACCACAAGGCTCTGGACAAGAACAGTACAAAATGCCTACAAACCAAGCTTCAGTTATTTCACATCAATCTATCCCCAAACAAAAGCAATTGTGA
- the HNF4G gene encoding hepatocyte nuclear factor 4-gamma isoform X3, which translates to MMRGSEPILDMEIANYSEVLDPTYTTLEFETMQILYNSSDGSATEQTSMNTPDNGVNSLCAICGDRATGKHYGASSCDGCKGFFRRSIRKSHIYSCRFSRQCVVDKDKRNQCRYCRLKKCFRAGMKKEAVQNERDRISTRRNNFEGSNIPSINTLAQAEALSRQIPVSSPSANADINVKKIASIGDVCESMKQQLLVLVEWAKYIPAFCELPLDDQVALLRAHAGEHLLLGATKRSMMYKDILLLGNNHIIHRNSCEVEISRVANRVLDELVRPFQEIQIDDNEYACLKAIVFFDPDAKGLSDPVKIKNMRFQVQISLEDYINDRQYDSRGRFGELLLLLPTLQSITWQMIEQIQFVKLFGMVKIDNLLQEMLLGGASNETSHLHHPVHPHLSQDPLTGQTILISSMSTPVHTEQISTPETPLPSPPQGSGQEQYKMPTNQASVISHQSIPKQKQL; encoded by the exons ATGATGAGGGGATCAGAACCAATTCTGGACATGGAGATAGCAAACTACAGTGAAGTCTTAGACCCAACTTACACAACTTTGGAGTTTGAAACTATGCAGATTCTCTACAATTCAAGTG ACGGTTCTGCCACTGAACAAACCAGCATGAATACTCCAGACAACGGGGTCAACAGTCTTTGTGCCATATGTGGAGATCGAGCCACTGGAAAACACTATGGTGCCTCAAGTTGTGATGGGTGCAAAGGTTTCTTCAGACGGAGTATTCGAAAGAGTCATATTTATTCCTGCAG GTTCAGCCGGCAATGTGTTGTTGACAAAGACAAGAGGAATCAGTGTAGATATTGTCGTTTAAAAAAGTGTTTTCGAGcaggaatgaagaaagaag CCGTGCAAAATGAACGAGACAGGATAAGCACAAGGAGAAATAACTTTGAAGGCAGCAACATTCCCTCTATTAATACATTGGCACAAGCTGAAGCTCTTTCTCGTCAG ATTCCAGTTTCAAGCCCCAGTGCAAATGCTGACATAAATGTTAAGAAAATTGCGAGTATTGGTGATGTCTGTGAATCAATGAAGCAGCAACTATTAGTGCTGGTGGAGTGGGCTAAATATATCCCTGCCTTCTGTGAGTTGCCTTTGGATGATCAG GTTGCACTTTTAAGAGCACATGCAGGAGAGCACCTATTGCTTGGTGCTACAAAGAGATCCATGATGTATAAAGACATCTTACTTTTGG GTAACAACCACATCATTCATCGCAACAGCTGTGAGGTGGAGATTAGTCGTGTAGCCAATCGCGTTCTAGATGAGCTAGTCCGCCCATTTCAGGAAATTCAGATCGATGACAATGAATATGCTTGTCTGAAGGCAATTGTGTTTTTTGACCCAG atgcAAAGGGATTAAGTGACCCAGTGAAAATAAAGAACATGCGATTCCAAGTCCAGATCAGTTTAGAGGACTATATCAACGACCGACAATATGATTCCCGGGGAAGGTTTGGCGAGTTGCTTTTGCTCCTCCCTACACTGCAGAGCATCACTTGGCAAATGATCGAACAAATACAATTTGTCAAACTGTTTGGGATGGTTAAAATCGACAATTTACTTCAGGAAATGTTACTAGGAG GTGCTTCTAATGAGACTAGCCATCTTCATCATCCTGTGCATCCTCATTTATCCCAAGATCCATTAACCGGGCAAACTATACTTATAAGCTCTATGTCAACCCCAGTGCACACAGAACAGATCT CAACTCCTGAAACACCACTACCTTCCCCACCACAAGGCTCTGGACAAGAACAGTACAAAATGCCTACAAACCAAGCTTCAGTTATTTCACATCAATCTATCCCCAAACAAAAGCAATTGTGA